A genomic segment from Hypomesus transpacificus isolate Combined female chromosome 13, fHypTra1, whole genome shotgun sequence encodes:
- the LOC124475869 gene encoding SH3 and multiple ankyrin repeat domains protein 1-like — protein sequence MVSVCVCVFLLAAPQQAKRLTPPAIALRSKSMTSELEDMVEKAASPWKKKAEYETSQVPDKKRTVYQMALNKLDEILAAAQQTISTSDGQGQRGHGGKKDRSKSIVPNEHAFNQSAAGMMAPGPGFGYNHAQFPPGHGTPHGVMLRQKSIGVTEEERQYLHTPAVKLARSLSVPGPEDIPPPPNTSAPEPPLSAGPHSGRRGEPAMALPPTSQAHYQHHSQAWDRGAPGGVNQNVMAPTLRRGAPGAHAEEPEVPRRGGGKMGGLRRGYSSATPPTSAAPKTQAPPAPHHPQAATRERGGGGQGGGARRGGKGALMKQSKVEDGQRHHRGGQGAKGGASKEKSSIPIPTIIVKAPSTSSSGRSSQGSSMEAEPPPDPDDPASPPASPDIPAPGQPLPLVPTQPQPPPASAPLPPSSSSPSLPSQHELESLDFSTQLGAAFVGAARRDRERLRDMRRRSASFFLSSEDDVQGEGAGEGGGGARTPVSLAQGSQMEVPAPRLRPSKSIDEGMFSADNYINYASSMPPAFGLPEYSSPILGQDGQPRSAPSNYGQPTTTFIHPLTGKVLDPSSPLGLALAARERALKDDRRTRREERHFGRQMSSVGSFSTPVQTPAPSLFPTPTQSAYNSPVSLHLTSPSATPLPPSLSRPQSPRILRLGGGGGGGPGGGAERMERDKEGGAREGLRVRFSEDRTNQYQSQFYQQIPREREVYESRAPAQPVGPAPQPTPRRPSFLQMESSPNANYVPQYTLPGAPAHAHEPRGEAGGAGGLGLMVLPPPAPSIDQDDEFVFVDPLPPPIQFANGGSERGQRDLQRYPQQHPHPAQHSSSVPPPAPPLPAPKVTTAGGLPSNAPLPSPQAGDSAASSLTSYDSEVANLTQSALSPSLPSPQIFPPSTSSSTIQPALSLHRPQPMSHAHPYFNPGNPVMPLAQDRGAATLTTTMTYATTTMTATVAATTTTAGAAALDYGVPSATAKAGMGAGGMAGDYHHQPHPHHHPHPHHHHHHPSMVKTGDWQDAVVDSGIEELDSHCSSDHPLDILGVGGARGERGGGGGEGEGERGVEHTDPYVSYTGGQTFEVHHNPKSAGPAYPKTPPSKESAGGGREGATAAVLRRQSSTNPPSLHHHPHRPPPQEGEPRTEAGGAAEEKRRKPSRSKMEEGFGSTLAACLERPQGAAWGEAAEAERGGGVARAGAGVSLEGRRGPSPLAGVKASIINELSSKLQQMGNKSLEEWSNSPRLPSTQRFSADFSDVFQSPPTTRSTSPLPTSSPQHRQQIFAPNLTATPSVSPSSQPPLQPNWTRSPSPQMPTSPIHSHPPTSPTYSPYPTSPKHRSKYRTKTFDFNPSPEMRSSVTRRRAPSPLIYSSEHASPAPQRPSSLPILPSTPVYSNPFDFPGPLTPPSPGHPLGDTYNPSAPPLFNLAATAPLNPLLGARSLSPTQFLSGATSPSMHLPPTPPCLSYPHLTPPPPAKPFAVKPLSYWTKYDVADWLAYLNLGEHRERFLDNEIDGSHLPSLTKDDFLDLGVTRVGHRMNIERALKKLTDR from the exons atggtaagtgtgtgtgtgtgtgtgtttcttttggCAGCCCCCCAGCAAGCTAAGAGGCTGACCCCCCCTGCCATCGCCCTGCGCTCAAAATCAATGACTTCAGAGCTGGAAGACATGG TGGAGAAAG CGGCCTCTCCCTGGAAGAAGAAAGCAG AGTACGAGACCTCGCAGGTGCCAGATAAGAAAAGGACAGTCTATCAGATGGCGCTGA ataAACTAGATGAGATCCTGGCAGCTGCTCAGCAGACAATCAGCACCTCTGATGGCCAGGGCCAGCGGGGTCACGGGGGCAAGAAAGACCGGAGCAAGAGCATCGTCCCTAACGAG CACGCCTTCAACCAGTCAGCAGCCGGCATGATGGCGCCCGGTCCAGGGTTCGGGTATAACCACGCCCAGTTTCCGCCCGGCCATGGAACTCCGCACGGCGTGATGCTGCGCCAGAAATCAATCG GTgtgacagaagaggagaggcagTATCTTCACACGCCTGCTGTGAAACTGGCCCGGAGCCTGTCAGTCCCGGGCCCCGAGGACATCCCGCCCCCACCTAACACCTCCGCCCCGGAGCCGCCCCTGTCTGCCGGCCCCCACTCTGGCCGGAGAGGGGAGCCGGCCATGGCCCTACCCCCGACCTCCCAAGCCCACTACCAGCACCACTCCCAGGCCTGGGACAGAGGGGCCCCTGGGGGTGTGAACCAGAATGTCATGGCCCCCACCCTGCGCAGGGGAGCCCCCGGTGCCCACGCCGAGGAGCCTGAGGTGccgaggaggggcgggggaaaAATGGGGGGGTTGAGGAGGGGCTACAGCAGCGCCACGCCGCCCACGAGCGCCGCGCCCAAAACGCAGGCGCCGCCAGCGCCGCATCACCCCCAGGCGGCGACCAGGGAGCGGg gagggggcgggcagGGCGGAGGAGCCAGGCGAGGGGGGAAGGGCGCCCTGATGAAGCAGTCCAAGGTGGAGGACGGGCAGAGGCACCACCGCGGGGGCCAGGGCGCCAAAGGCGGCGCATCCAAGGAGAAGAGCTCAATCCCCATCCCCACCATCATCGTCAAGGCCccctccaccagcagcagcgGCCGCAGCAGCCAAGGCAGCAGCATGGAGGCGGAGCCCCCGCCCGACCCCGACgaccccgcctcccccccagcctccccggACATCCCAGCCCCTGGGCAGCCCCTGCCCCTGGTCCCCACgcagccccagccccctccagcctccgcCCCCCTGCCGCCATCCTCCAGCAGCCCGTCCCTCCCCAGCCAGCACGAGCTGGAGAGCCTGGACTTCAGCACGCAGCTGGGGGCTGCGTTCGTGGGCGCGGCCCGGAGGGACCGGGAGAGGCTGAGGGACATGAGGCGGAGGAGCGCCTCGTTCTTCCTGTCCTCCGAGGACGAtgtccagggagagggggccggagaggggggaggcggggcgAGGACACCCGTCTCCCTGGCTCAGGGCTCCCAGATGGAAGTGCCCGCCCCCCGCCTGCGCCCCTCCAAATCCATCGACGAGGGCATGTTCTCCGCGGACAACTACATCAACTACGCCAGCAGCATGCCGCCGGCCTTCGGCCTGCCCGAGtactcctcccccatcctgggTCAGGATGGCCAGCCAAGGTCGGCACCCTCCAACTACGGCCAGCCGACCACCACCTTCATCCACCCGCTGACGGGGAAGGTTCTTGACCCGTCGTCGCCCCTGGGCCTGGCGCTGGCGGCCCGCGAGAGGGCCCTCAAGGACGACCGGCGCACCCGCCGCGAGGAGCGCCATTTCGGCCGGCAGATGTCGAGCGTGGGCTCGTTCAGCACCCCCGTCCAGACCCCGGCCCCCTCGCTGTTCCCCACGCCGACGCAGTCCGCCTACaactcccccgtctctctccatctcacctctccctccgccACCCCCCTGCCGCCCTCCCTGAGCCGCCCGCAGTCGCCACGGATACTGCGCCTGGGAGGGGGTGGCGGTGGGGGGCCCGGGGGCGGGGccgagaggatggagagggacaaggagggcggggccagggagggTCTCCGGGTTCGCTTTTCGGAGGACCGAACCAATCAGTACCAGTCCCAGTTTTACCAACAGAttcccagggagagagaggtgtacgAGAGCAGGGCACCCGCTCAGCCTGTCGGCCCTGCTCCTCAGCCCACCCCTCGCAGACCCTCCTTCCTGCAGATGGAGAGCAGCCCCAATGCCAACTACGTCCCCCAGTACACCCTCCCCGGAGCCCCGGCCCACGCACACGAgcccagaggagaggcagggggggcgggggggctggggctcatggtcctccctcccccggccccctccATAGACCAGGATGACGAGTTTGTCTTTGTGGACCCTTTGCCCCCTCCGATACAGTTTGCCAACGGCGGTTCAGAGAGGGGCCAGAGGGACCTCCAGAGGTACCCACAGCAGCACCCACACCCGGCCCAACACTCCTCCTCAGTCCCACCCccagctccgcccctccccgCCCCGAAAGTGACCACGGCCGGGGGCCTCCCCTCCAACGCGCCGCTGCCCTCCCCCCAGGCCGGCGACTCGGCCgcctccagcctcacctcctACGACAGCGAGGTGGCCAACCTCACCCAGTCCgccctctcgccctccctcccctcgccccAGATATTCCCcccatccacctcctccagcaccATCCAGCCTGCCCTCTCGCTCCACAGACCCCAGCCCATGTCCCACGCCCACCCTTACTTCAACCCCGGTAACCCGGTCATGCCGCTGGCCCAGGACCGGGGCGCCgccaccctcaccaccaccatgaCCTACGCCACCACCACAATGACCGCCACGGTCGCCGCGACGACCACCACCGCCGGCGCCGCCGCTTTGGACTACGGCGTACCCTCGGCAACCGCCAAGGCGGGCATGGGCGCGGGCGGCATGGCCGGAGACTATCACCACCAACctcaccctcaccatcaccctcaccctcaccaccaccaccaccacccctccatgGTGAAGACTGGAGACTGGCAGGACGCCGTGGTGGATTCTGGGATCGAGGAGCTGGACAGCCACTGCAGCAGCGACCACCCCCTGGACATCCTGGGGGTGGGcggagcgagaggagagagagggggtggaggaggagaaggagagggagagagaggcgtggAGCACACGGATCCCTACGTGAGCTACACGGGCGGCCAGACGTTCGAGGTGCACCACAACCCCAAGTCCGCCGGCCCCGCGTACCCAAAGACTCCCCCGAGCAAGGAGAGCGCGGGGGGCGGGCGGGAAGGGGCCACGGCAGCGGTCCTCCGCCGGCAGAGCAgcaccaaccccccctccctccaccaccacccgcaCCGGCCGCCCCCCCAGGAAGGCGAGCCCCGGACGGAGGCGGGCGGAgcggcagaggagaagagacgcAAGCCGAGCCGCTCCAAGATGGAGGAGGGCTTCGGCTCCaccctggctgcctgcctggagAGACCGCAGGGAGCGGCCTGGGGGGAGGCGGCGGAGgcggagaggggcgggggggtcgCCAGGGCCGGGGCCGGGGTGTCGCTGGAAGGGCGCAGGGGCCCCTCGCCCCTGGCCGGCGTGAAGGCCAGCATCATCAATGAACTGAGCTCCAAGCTGCAGCAGATGGGCAACAAAAGTCTGGAGGAGTGGAGCAACAGTCCCAGGTTGCCCAGCACGCAGAG ATTTTCGGCGGATTTCTCCGACGTGTTCCAGAGCCCCCCCACGACCCGCTCCACCTCGCCCctgcccacctcctccccccagcaccGCCAGCAGATCTTCGCCCCCAACCTCACCGCCACCCCCTCCGTCTCCCCGTCCTCCCAGCCCCCGCTCCAGCCCAACTGGACGCGCTCGCCCTCCCCCCAGATGCCCACCTCCCCCATCCACTCCCACCCCCCGACCTCGCCCACCTACTCCCCGTACCCGACGTCGCCCAAGCACCGCTCCAAGTATCGCACCAAGACGTTCGACTTCAACCCCAGCCCGGAGATGCGCTCGTCCGTCACGCGGCGCCgcgcccccagccccctcatcTACTCCAGCGAACACGCCTCCCCGGCCCCCCAgcggccctcctccctccccatcctccccagcACCCCCGTCTACAGCAACCCCTTTGACTTCCCGggccccctcactcccccctccccgggACACCCACTAGGAGACACCTAcaacccctccgcccctcccctgTTCAACCTGGCCGCGACGGCCCCGCTCAACCCCCTGCTGGGCGCCCGTTCCCTCTCGCCCACACAGTTCCTGTCCGGagccacctccccctccatgcacctgccccccaccccgccctgcCTCAGctacccccacctcaccccaccgCCGCCGGCCAAGCCCTTCGCCGTCAAGCCCCTGTCCTACTGGACCAAGTACGATGTGGCCGACTGGCTGGCCTACCTGAACCTGGGCGAGCACAGGGAGCGTTTCCTGGACAACGAGATTGACGGCTCCCACCTGCCGTCCCTCACCAAGGATGACTTCCTGGACCTGGGGGTGACGCGCGTGGGCCACCGCATGAACATCGAGAGAGCACTGAAGAAGCTGACggacaggtga